The genomic region TCCGGCATGGCCCACCGACTGGACGATTCGTTGCATGTAGTCGACTGTGGGCATGTCACCCGAACCTGGTTTGAACATGACCTTCCGTTATCCCGCCATCCTGGTCGCCCTGACGTCCTGCATATCGCTTTTTGCCCAGATGGGCACCATCGTCATCAACGAAATCAACTACGCACCCAACGGGGATGGGAATCCTGCTGAATTCATCGAGCTCTACAATCCCGGAACAAACAGTGTCGACTTGTCAGGCTGGCGTTTCGATTCAGGTATCACCTACACGTTCCCTGCCGGATCGTTGATCAGCTCGAATGGGTTTGTTGTGATTTCCGGAGATCCCGCGCGGTTCGCTGCGCGATGGGGATTCACTCCGCTGGGACCCTGGAGCGGGAGGCTTGCGAATGAGGGCGAGCAGGTGCGGTTGCGTGATGCTGGAAATGGCACGTTGGACAGCGTGACGTACGGAATTGGGTTCCCGTGGCCGACGGCCGCCAGGAAAGGATCGTCCATGGAGTTGATTCACCCGCTCTTGAATAACGCGCTTCCCGGATCTTGGCGCTCGTCAGGACAGGCTTCGAGCGCAGCTGAACCGCAGTCCTATATTCCGGCGAATGATGTTTCGTGGCGGTATCGAAAGGGAACGAGCGAAGCTTCGTCTCCGATTTCTTCCTGGCGCGAACTGGGTTTCGTCGAGAATGCCACCTGGGCAACCGGCCGAACATCCATCGGTTATGGCGATTCCGATGACCACACAATCCTCAGCGACATGCGAAACGGATACCGCAGTTTGTTTCTGCGCCGCGTTTTCGTGATCGAAGAAGGTCAGATTCCGGCAGCACTAAAGCTCAAGGCGCGAGTGGATGATGGCTGCATCGTCTGGATCAATGGAACCGAGGTGGCGCGGTTCCACGTCTCTCCGGGCCTTGTTCCCACGTTCGATTCAGAGGCCGACAACCACGATGCTGATGTGGTTGCCTTCGAGGAGACCAACCTGCTGAACGCAGCGGCGTTCCTGAATGCCGGGTCGAACATTGTCGCAGTTCAAGCATTCAACTCCTCAATTGGCAGCACGGATTTTTCCATCGACGTCGCCCTCGAAGAATGGGTGGGCGACGCGAGCACGGCCCCCACACCCGGCCTCGTGAATTCCTGCTTTTCGAGCAACGCTCCACCATCGATCGACCAGGTCGAGCACTCACCCGCGCAACCGGCGAGCGGGGAGGAAGTGATTGTTACAGCATGGATCAGTGACCCCGACGGCGTTGCCTCGGCCACGCTCAGGTACCAGGCTGTTAATCCTGGCAGCTACCTGCGAAAGACGGATCCGAGTTACAGCACGTCATGGCTAAGCGTTGCCATGAATGATGCTGGCGCGGACGGCGATGTTGTTGCGGGGGACATGATTTTTACGGGCAGAATTCCCGCGGTGACACAAACCAATCGGCGGCTGGTCCGTTACACCATAGAGGCGGCGGACAGTTCAGAGCAACTCGTGCGAGTGCCCTACGCGGACGATGGCAGTCCCAATTTCGGTTACTTTGTTTATGATGGAATTCCTGAATGGCGCGGTGCATTCAAGCCGGGCGTCACGCCCGTCAACACCTATCCCCCGAGCGTAATCGGCTCGTTGCCTGCCTACCATTTGATCGCGAATCGAACCGACGTCATCAACAGCCAATACGAGAGCTCCTATAACGGCCAGCGTTTTTACGGAACCCTGGTTTATGACGGGCAGGTCTATGATCACGTGCAATTCAACAACCGTGGTGAAGGCTCCACGTACGTGACAGGAAAGAATAAATGGCGCATCCACTTCAATACGGCCCGCGAGTTTCAGGCGCGGGACAATTGGGGGCAGCCGTACGGGATTCCCTGGGACGAATTGAACCTGAACGCAGGGGCCAGTCCATGGTGCGCGGTGCATCGCGGAATGGCGGGCGTGGAGGAGGCGGTCTCGTTCAGGCTTTACGAATTGCTCGGCCTGGCTTCGTCGCGAACGCACTTCGTTCATTTCCGCGTGATCGACGATGCATCTGAAACCGGCACGTCACAGTTCCAGGGCGGCGATGCCTCGGGTGTGAATGGCGGTGATCTTTGGGGTGTCTATCTCGCGATCGAGCAACCCGATGGCTCGTTCCTGGACGAACGCGGCTTGGAGGACGGCAACGTTTACAAGATCGAGGGGAACAATGGAGACCAGAAGCATCAGGGAGACGATCAACCCTCTGACGGTTCAGACTGGGCGGCATTCCGCAACGCCAGCGGGTCTGGCCAAAGCGAGGCCTGGTGGCGGCAGAACATGAACCTCGAGGCGTTCTACAACTTCCACGCTGGCAACCGGTTCCTTGGCAACGTCGATCTGCGGACTGGTTTCAACCATTACTTTTATCACGCTCCCGACAACCGGTGGCAGGTGATTCCGTGGGACCTGGATATGATGTTCATCCCCAAAGAGCATCAAGGCGGGACGATTGTGCAAAACAATTGCCTTAACGTGGCGGCGATCCGCCTGGAGTTTCGGAATCGCGCGCGCGAACTGCTGGACCTTATTGGATCGGACGCCGGCACGAACGGCGGACAGATCGGGCAGTTGATTCACGAATACGCGAGCATCGTCGCGCCGCCCGGAACCAAAACAAACTGGGTGACCCTGGACGCCGCAATGTGGAATTTGAATCCGCGCACAAGGGGTGATGAGAACGTGCACAGCGGCCAGACGAGTCACCGCGGGAATTTTTTCTGGACGCCCTTCACCGACGATCGCATTGGCGGCACTTGGGTGCGCACGCTCGCCACGCCGGATTTCGCGGGTTCGATGCGCTACCTGCTCGACTACACCACTGATAAATTCCCGGCTGGCAACACTTGGTCCGTGAATAACGGGGACCCGCGTGGTTACGGGTATAGGTTTCTTCAACTGGAAGGACTCGACGGTTTGGCTCCCTCGAGACCCTCGGCAAGCCATGTCGGCGCCGCGGGTTTTCAGGTGGACGATCTGCGTTTCCAGGCAAGTGCGTATGCGGGACCGCAGCCCTTTATGGCGTCACAGTGGCGTGTGGGGGAAATCTCGGCGCCCGGAATACCCCTCCACAATCCCAACCTGCCGTGGATTTACGAAGTGACGGATGTCTGGCGTTCGGCGGAGATTCTCTCGAACGGCGTTGCATCGATTCCGGCTGGAGTTCTGGAGTTGGGCCGTACCTATCGTGTTCGCGTGCGGCACAAGGACATCACGGGCCGGTGGAGCCGATGGTCTCAACCTGTGCAGTTCGTCCCGGTGCCGGGTGCATCGACTGTGACGCGCAGCAACCTCGTGATCAGCGAATTCATGTATAATCCGTCGGCTGCGAGCGCTGGGGAAGCTGCAGCCGGCTACAGTGACAAGCAGCTTTTCGAGTATGTCGAGTTGCTGAATGTCAGCACGAACGAACTGGAACTGGAGGGACTCGAGTTCACAACGGGAATCACTTTCGAGTTTTCGGCGGGCGCAAAGCTTTCGCCCGGTGCCCGCACTCTCGTGGTGAACGACACGAACGCGTTTGCCATGAGGTATGGCGATGCGCTGCCCGTTGCAGGCATCTTTTCCGGAAACCTGAACAACTCAGGCGAGCAGTTGGTGCTGGCATTCAATGGAGACGTCATTCACGACTTCTTGTATTCCGATGGCAGCCATCCCGAAGGTTCGGATCCATGGCCGGCCGCGGCGGACGGTTCCGGTTCGAGCCTTGTCCTGATGAATCCAGAGACGGCGCCAGAACACAACGTGCCGGGAAACTGGCGGTCGAGCACGAGCACCAACGGAAGTCCCAATCGTCCCGACCTCATTAACTACGAGGAATGGAAGCGTCGATACCCGGCATTGGGATCGGCTCAGGCCGATGATGATGATGACGGATGGTCGAATGAATCCGAGTATGTGTTTGGCACTTCACCCACGGACTTCACCGAGATCCCGGAAACGCTGAGCGCGCGGGTGCAAACGTTGAATGTAAATGGGAGCGAGGAGGAATTTCTCGTCGTGGAAAGCTTTCGATCGGCCGAGAGCGGCGATGTTGTTTTTGGGGTGGAGTTTTCGTCGGATTTATTCAGCTGGCCGTTTTCCGGAATCTTTCTGGATGTGACCACGAACAGCCACATGCTGATCGAGCGCTGGCGTTTTCCGGTTCCCGCGAGCGACGCGGGAAAAGCCTTCGGCCGCGCGCGAGCTTACGTCCGGTAGCGCCGGTTGCCCCCGTGGCGGCGGGCATCCTTGCCTGCCGTGGAGCCGGGCTTCCAGCCCGGTGGAAAGAACATCAAACGAGGCGAGCGCATCGAGAGGATCTGAGTGTCTCTCGTGCTTAACGGATTTTCCGGACGGCAAGGATGCCGCCCTCTACGTCAGGCAAGATGCCTGACGCCACCCTCATGCGGCTTCTTTGCGGGCGGCTTAGAGTTTCGGGAACTTCTCCTTCGGCTTCCCCCGAAAGAGGGAGTTTGCATGAAACAAGTTTGTCCACCGAATCGCTGGGGGTATCCAATCCATGATTGCGGTGCGGTGTGGGCGCGGGATAGATTCCTGACGTTCTGGGCCCGTAGCTCAGCGGTTAGAGCAGGCGACTCATAATCGCTTGGTCCCCGGTTCAAATCCGGGCGGGCCCACCACTTTCCCGCGGGCGATCACATCAATTTGGATATGAACACGAAAGAATTGATCCGGCTCGGAGTGCCGCCTGGGGAAGCCACGCGGCGTGGAATGGAATACATTTCGAAATACATCCTGAAGGGGCTTGATCGATCGAGGCTCAGCGAGGATGTGGAGGCGGTCGTGCGCAATCCCGCATTGTTCAAGGATGATGAACTGCGCGGCGAGTTTGCAAAGGTGTTGCTGCGAACCGATCGCGCCATTCGCGAAGCTCCCGCTGCATGGCGTCAGTGGGGAGAAGGACTCGAATCGGAGGCCATTAACCAAATGGGCCGCGCCTGCCAATTGCCCGTCGCGGTGGCAGGAGCGCTCATGCCGGATGCGCACGTCGGTTACGGTCTGCCCATTGGAGGCGTGCTTGCGACTGACGGAGCCGTGATTCCCTACGCAGTCGGCGTGGATATCGCCTGCCGCATGAAGCTGACCGTGCTCGATCGGCCGTTGCGCGAACTGGATCGGCAGCGCGAGAAACTCACCAAAGCGATCGAAGCGGAGACGCGCTTTGGCGTTGGCGCCACATTCAAACAGCGGCGTCACCATGAAGTGATGGATGCAGATTGGTCCGTCAGCAAAATCACGAAACAGAACAAGGATCGCGCGTGGTCACAGCTGGGAACGAGCGGAAGTGGAAACCATTTCGTGGAGTTCGGGGTGTTCACGGCGGAGCAGCCGATCCAAAATCTTCCCCCGGGTGAATATGTCGCGCTCCTGAGCCATAGCGGAAGCCGGGGCACGGGTGCATCCGTATGCGATTATTACAGCAAGCTCGCCATGACGCAGCACCCGGACCTCCCGAAGGAGCACAAGCATCTTGCGTGGTTGTCGCTCGATTCACCCGAAGGCCGCGAGTATTGGGATGCAATGGATCTGATGGGCCGTTACGCAGCTGCCAATCATTCGCTGATTCATCAGCACATCGCGCGGCATCTCGGTTTGGACGTGCTTCTCGACGTCGAGAACCACCACAATTTCGCGTGGAAGGAACGGCACGTCATTGATGGTGTCGAGCGCGACGTGGTGGTGCATCGCAAAGGCGCGACGCCAGCTGGCAAGGGTGTGTTCGGAGTGATTCCGGGTTCGATGGCATCACCTGGATTTCTCGTGCGTGGAAAAGGAAATGAAGCATCGTTGAAATCGGCATCGCACGGCGCGGGCCGGGTGATGAGCCGGACGAAGGCGATGGAAACGTTCGAATGGGAGAAGGTCAATCGCGTGTTGAAAGAACGCGGTGTGAAGCTGATTTCGGCAGGGCTGGATGAAGTGCCAGGTGTTTACAAAGACATCCATCAGGTGATGGCGGCGCAGGCGGACCTGGTTGAGGTGCTCGGCCGCTTCGATCCGAAGCTTGTGAAGATGGCGCCGCATGGGGAGCGCCCGGAAGATTGACACAATGGGAGCGCGCAAACACGCGCTCCCTCATTTCCAATGATAGCAATTGACGGATCCGAGGGCGACGGTGGCGGACAGACTTTGCGAACCTCGCTGGCATTGTCGCTGATCACCCAGCAGGCGGCGCGCATTGAAAACGTTTGTGAACACCTTGCGGACCAACTGTTGCTCCCGATGGCGTTTGCAGGCGGCGGATCGTTCCGAACCACGGCGCCCTCATCGCACACGATCCCGAATGCGTCGGTTATTCGGAAATTCCTGGGGGTTCCAATTGGATTCGAATAGGAGAACTCGACTGTTTGCCACGTGAACGTCGGCTGACCCATTTTGTTCTTTTGGGACCGTCGGCAGAACGGACACCAACGTGTCACGGTATTCCTGCGATGGTTTTGGCCACGCGGATGCGCGGGACAACGGAGGCGCTCCTGTTCGTTCCGAAACGCTGTCACGGTTCGGCAATGTCGCCACTTCATGCGACTGTCTCGAAATTCGCGCGGCCGTATTCTTCAATCATGAGATTACTGCGGTCGTGGGGCCGCTTGCGGCTGCTGTCTTCTGACATGCGAAGTGCGCTTTTGCGCGGGTTCGCAAAAGCTGGCGGCAACCAACAAGTATCCAACGGCTTCAATCGTGGATCGCATCGCTTCTCGCCTGAATGAAGCTCCCAGCCGCGATCACTCTCATGCTGCGGGTCTTTGGCCTTGCTATTGCAGTCACCGTTTCCGGGGTTCCGACACCCACCCAGGGCGCGCCCAAGCCAATCATGGTTCACTACATGCCGTGGTATGTGGCGAAACCTTACAGCCAGGTGTGGGGATGGCATTGGACCATGAATCACTTCAATCCCGAGCAGGTCGATGCCGCCGGGCAACGATCCGTCGCTTCGCACTATTACCCGAGCATCGGCCCCTACGATTCGGCTGATCCCGTCGTGCTTGAGTACCATGTGCTGCTGATGAAGCTGGGCGGCATCGACGGCGTGATTGTCGACTGGTATGGAATCGACAACTTCGCTGACTACCCATTGATTAATCAGCGGACACGGGCGCTGTTCCATTGGGTCCGCAAGGCCGGCCTCAAGTTTTCGTTGTGTTATGAAGATCGCACCATCCAGGCGGAGGTGTCGGGAGGCTACATCACTTCGGCCAATGCGATTGCTCACGCGCAGGGTGCCATGCGTTATGCTCAGACGAATTTCTTCACGGATTCCAGCTACCTTCAATGGAGCAACAAACCGGTCCTGCTGAACTTTGGGCCTCAATACTTCAAGCAGAACTCCCAATGGCAGGCGATCTTCTCGGTGCTGCCGGAGGTTCCAGCATTTTTCGCTGAGGACAACAAACTTCCGATTTGCTCGGGTGCGTTCAACTGGCCGCCAATGTGGTTAAGCCAGACCAACAAAGGTGTGTTGACCGTTTCGGCGCTCAACAGCTATTCCACGAGTTTCGAAACCAAGGGTGGTTCCTGGCCTGCCTATATCAGCAGCGTGTTCCCGCGTTTTCACGACATTTACGAGCA from Verrucomicrobiia bacterium harbors:
- a CDS encoding lamin tail domain-containing protein, encoding MSPEPGLNMTFRYPAILVALTSCISLFAQMGTIVINEINYAPNGDGNPAEFIELYNPGTNSVDLSGWRFDSGITYTFPAGSLISSNGFVVISGDPARFAARWGFTPLGPWSGRLANEGEQVRLRDAGNGTLDSVTYGIGFPWPTAARKGSSMELIHPLLNNALPGSWRSSGQASSAAEPQSYIPANDVSWRYRKGTSEASSPISSWRELGFVENATWATGRTSIGYGDSDDHTILSDMRNGYRSLFLRRVFVIEEGQIPAALKLKARVDDGCIVWINGTEVARFHVSPGLVPTFDSEADNHDADVVAFEETNLLNAAAFLNAGSNIVAVQAFNSSIGSTDFSIDVALEEWVGDASTAPTPGLVNSCFSSNAPPSIDQVEHSPAQPASGEEVIVTAWISDPDGVASATLRYQAVNPGSYLRKTDPSYSTSWLSVAMNDAGADGDVVAGDMIFTGRIPAVTQTNRRLVRYTIEAADSSEQLVRVPYADDGSPNFGYFVYDGIPEWRGAFKPGVTPVNTYPPSVIGSLPAYHLIANRTDVINSQYESSYNGQRFYGTLVYDGQVYDHVQFNNRGEGSTYVTGKNKWRIHFNTAREFQARDNWGQPYGIPWDELNLNAGASPWCAVHRGMAGVEEAVSFRLYELLGLASSRTHFVHFRVIDDASETGTSQFQGGDASGVNGGDLWGVYLAIEQPDGSFLDERGLEDGNVYKIEGNNGDQKHQGDDQPSDGSDWAAFRNASGSGQSEAWWRQNMNLEAFYNFHAGNRFLGNVDLRTGFNHYFYHAPDNRWQVIPWDLDMMFIPKEHQGGTIVQNNCLNVAAIRLEFRNRARELLDLIGSDAGTNGGQIGQLIHEYASIVAPPGTKTNWVTLDAAMWNLNPRTRGDENVHSGQTSHRGNFFWTPFTDDRIGGTWVRTLATPDFAGSMRYLLDYTTDKFPAGNTWSVNNGDPRGYGYRFLQLEGLDGLAPSRPSASHVGAAGFQVDDLRFQASAYAGPQPFMASQWRVGEISAPGIPLHNPNLPWIYEVTDVWRSAEILSNGVASIPAGVLELGRTYRVRVRHKDITGRWSRWSQPVQFVPVPGASTVTRSNLVISEFMYNPSAASAGEAAAGYSDKQLFEYVELLNVSTNELELEGLEFTTGITFEFSAGAKLSPGARTLVVNDTNAFAMRYGDALPVAGIFSGNLNNSGEQLVLAFNGDVIHDFLYSDGSHPEGSDPWPAAADGSGSSLVLMNPETAPEHNVPGNWRSSTSTNGSPNRPDLINYEEWKRRYPALGSAQADDDDDGWSNESEYVFGTSPTDFTEIPETLSARVQTLNVNGSEEEFLVVESFRSAESGDVVFGVEFSSDLFSWPFSGIFLDVTTNSHMLIERWRFPVPASDAGKAFGRARAYVR
- a CDS encoding glycoside hydrolase family 71/99-like protein, with translation MKLPAAITLMLRVFGLAIAVTVSGVPTPTQGAPKPIMVHYMPWYVAKPYSQVWGWHWTMNHFNPEQVDAAGQRSVASHYYPSIGPYDSADPVVLEYHVLLMKLGGIDGVIVDWYGIDNFADYPLINQRTRALFHWVRKAGLKFSLCYEDRTIQAEVSGGYITSANAIAHAQGAMRYAQTNFFTDSSYLQWSNKPVLLNFGPQYFKQNSQWQAIFSVLPEVPAFFAEDNKLPICSGAFNWPPMWLSQTNKGVLTVSALNSYSTSFETKGGSWPAYISSVFPRFHDIYEQANVGSSYGFLDDDGGAQFQSLLRRALTNDSIMVQLVTWNDYGEGTVIEPTVQYGFRDLAVVQNFRRLHVDPQFAFHTNDLTLARRVYDSRRRHAGNLEIAAELDRVFTNIVSGQVSIADLQLKGIESSRPVIYETSITNGLLKFAVGGFVFPGGTEIQRTSNIASIDWETVASYPATTNRILFTIPIPHNGEGQFFKARSSSP
- a CDS encoding RtcB family protein is translated as MNTKELIRLGVPPGEATRRGMEYISKYILKGLDRSRLSEDVEAVVRNPALFKDDELRGEFAKVLLRTDRAIREAPAAWRQWGEGLESEAINQMGRACQLPVAVAGALMPDAHVGYGLPIGGVLATDGAVIPYAVGVDIACRMKLTVLDRPLRELDRQREKLTKAIEAETRFGVGATFKQRRHHEVMDADWSVSKITKQNKDRAWSQLGTSGSGNHFVEFGVFTAEQPIQNLPPGEYVALLSHSGSRGTGASVCDYYSKLAMTQHPDLPKEHKHLAWLSLDSPEGREYWDAMDLMGRYAAANHSLIHQHIARHLGLDVLLDVENHHNFAWKERHVIDGVERDVVVHRKGATPAGKGVFGVIPGSMASPGFLVRGKGNEASLKSASHGAGRVMSRTKAMETFEWEKVNRVLKERGVKLISAGLDEVPGVYKDIHQVMAAQADLVEVLGRFDPKLVKMAPHGERPED